A region of Thermococcus piezophilus DNA encodes the following proteins:
- a CDS encoding Kae1-associated kinase Bud32 has protein sequence MELIKQGAEAKIYLADFGELYFSWDNEKIIIKHRIPKRYRIREIDERLRKERTVREARVLHRAKEFGVNCPYVYEVDLRDMKITMEFIEGERLKELLESVPMEERLKLCREIGRQVGKLHEAGIVHGDLTTSNMILRGGKVYLIDFGLADFDPTLEARGVDIHLLKRAMESTHYTWFEEGFEAVLEGYAEVRGKEKAAELKAKIEEIESRGRYRERSWVS, from the coding sequence GTGGAGCTGATAAAGCAGGGCGCGGAGGCAAAGATTTATCTCGCAGACTTCGGTGAACTGTACTTTTCCTGGGATAATGAGAAGATCATCATCAAGCACAGGATTCCAAAGCGCTACCGCATAAGGGAAATAGATGAAAGGTTAAGGAAAGAGCGCACCGTTCGCGAGGCGAGGGTTCTCCACAGGGCCAAGGAGTTCGGTGTCAACTGTCCCTACGTTTATGAGGTCGATTTGAGGGACATGAAGATAACCATGGAGTTCATAGAGGGAGAAAGACTGAAGGAGCTCCTTGAGAGCGTCCCGATGGAGGAAAGGCTGAAGCTATGCAGAGAGATAGGCAGACAGGTAGGAAAGCTCCACGAGGCCGGAATAGTGCACGGCGACTTGACTACCTCAAACATGATACTCCGTGGTGGGAAAGTTTACCTGATTGACTTTGGCTTGGCGGACTTCGATCCTACGCTGGAGGCCCGGGGGGTTGACATCCACCTGCTTAAGAGGGCAATGGAGAGCACGCATTATACCTGGTTCGAGGAGGGCTTTGAAGCGGTGCTGGAGGGCTATGCTGAGGTCAGGGGCAAAGAGAAGGCAGCAGAGCTGAAAGCTAAGATTGAAGAAATCGAGAGCAGGGGACGGTACAGGGAGAGGAGCTGGGTGAGTTAG
- the moaC gene encoding cyclic pyranopterin monophosphate synthase MoaC, with amino-acid sequence MKELTHVDEKGVKMVEVGHKSEVFRRAVAKGRIRLRPETIELIKAGKTKKGNVIATAQIAGILAVKKTPELVPLCHPIPLTGVDITFEFGEDYIEATCEVRATYKTGVEMEALMGVTLALLTIWDMVKAVEKDEQGQYPFTRIEDVHVVEKVKER; translated from the coding sequence ATGAAGGAACTCACTCATGTCGATGAGAAGGGTGTTAAGATGGTTGAGGTCGGCCACAAGAGCGAGGTCTTCAGGAGGGCCGTTGCCAAGGGCAGGATAAGGCTCAGGCCAGAGACGATAGAGCTCATAAAGGCAGGAAAGACGAAGAAGGGCAACGTCATAGCGACGGCACAGATAGCGGGCATTCTGGCGGTCAAAAAGACCCCCGAGCTCGTACCACTCTGCCATCCGATACCGCTGACGGGCGTGGATATAACCTTCGAGTTCGGTGAGGACTACATAGAGGCCACCTGCGAGGTTCGGGCGACCTATAAGACCGGAGTCGAGATGGAGGCCCTGATGGGGGTAACCCTCGCGCTGCTGACTATATGGGACATGGTTAAGGCCGTCGAGAAGGACGAGCAGGGTCAGTATCCGTTTACGAGGATCGAGGACGTTCACGTCGTGGAGAAGGTGAAGGAGAGATAA
- a CDS encoding RtcB family protein yields MIPLKKIDKIRWEIPKFDKRMRVPGRVYADDQLIEKMRQDRTLEQAANVAMLPGIYKYSIVMPDGHQGYGFPIGGVAAFDINEGVISPGGVGYDINCGVRLIRTNLTEKEVRPKIKELVDTLFKNVPSGLGSKGRVRLHWSQLDDVLADGAKWAVDNGYGWEEDLEHLEEGGRMEGADSEAVSQKAKQRGASQLGSLGSGNHFLEIQVVDKIYDEKIAKVYGLYEGQIVVMVHTGSRGLGHQVASDYLRIMEKANRKYNVPWPDRELVSVPFQTEEGQRYFSAMKAAANFAWANRQMITHWVRESFEEVFKQKAEDMEMSIVYDVAHNIAKVEEHEVDGKKVKVVVHRKGATRAFPAGHPDVPRAYRDGGQPVLIPGSMGTASYVLAGAEGSMKETFGSSCHGAGRLMSRHAATRQYRGDKLRNELFRRGIYIRAASMRVIAEEAPGAYKNVDNVVNVVHQAGIATLVARMRPFGVAKG; encoded by the coding sequence ATGATTCCGCTGAAGAAAATTGATAAGATAAGGTGGGAGATACCGAAGTTCGATAAGAGGATGCGCGTTCCAGGCAGGGTTTATGCTGACGACCAACTCATAGAGAAAATGCGCCAGGACAGAACACTTGAGCAGGCGGCAAATGTTGCCATGCTTCCTGGCATCTACAAGTATTCCATAGTCATGCCTGACGGTCATCAGGGTTATGGCTTCCCGATAGGGGGCGTCGCCGCTTTTGATATTAATGAAGGAGTTATCAGCCCCGGTGGAGTCGGCTATGACATAAACTGTGGTGTCCGTCTTATCCGCACGAACCTAACTGAAAAGGAAGTTAGGCCGAAGATCAAGGAGCTTGTCGACACACTCTTCAAAAACGTTCCCTCCGGTTTGGGAAGCAAGGGTAGAGTGAGGCTCCACTGGAGCCAGCTGGATGATGTTTTAGCCGACGGTGCCAAATGGGCCGTCGATAATGGCTACGGCTGGGAAGAGGATTTGGAGCACCTTGAAGAGGGCGGAAGAATGGAGGGGGCCGACTCAGAGGCCGTCAGCCAGAAGGCGAAGCAGCGCGGTGCTTCTCAGCTCGGTTCCCTTGGCTCGGGTAACCACTTCCTCGAGATTCAGGTAGTCGATAAGATATACGACGAGAAAATTGCTAAAGTCTATGGCCTCTACGAGGGACAGATCGTCGTCATGGTACACACTGGTTCTCGCGGACTGGGCCACCAGGTAGCGAGCGATTACCTGAGGATAATGGAGAAGGCCAACAGAAAGTACAACGTGCCCTGGCCAGACCGTGAGCTGGTCAGCGTTCCGTTCCAGACGGAGGAAGGTCAGCGCTACTTCTCAGCTATGAAAGCCGCTGCAAACTTCGCCTGGGCCAACAGACAGATGATAACCCACTGGGTCAGGGAGAGCTTTGAGGAGGTCTTCAAACAGAAAGCCGAGGACATGGAGATGAGCATCGTCTACGATGTGGCCCACAACATAGCGAAGGTCGAGGAGCACGAGGTCGATGGAAAGAAGGTCAAAGTTGTAGTCCACAGGAAGGGAGCTACCAGAGCTTTCCCGGCCGGACACCCGGACGTTCCGAGGGCATACAGAGATGGCGGCCAACCCGTGCTCATACCTGGTTCGATGGGAACGGCCAGCTACGTCCTGGCTGGGGCCGAGGGCTCGATGAAGGAGACCTTCGGTTCGAGCTGCCACGGAGCCGGCAGGCTCATGAGCAGGCACGCCGCGACCAGGCAGTACCGCGGCGACAAGCTGAGGAACGAGCTCTTCCGGAGGGGAATCTATATTAGAGCGGCCAGCATGCGCGTCATTGCTGAGGAAGCTCCAGGAGCCTACAAGAACGTGGACAACGTCGTTAACGTCGTCCACCAGGCGGGAATAGCCACACTTGTTGCCAGGATGAGGCCGTTCGGAGTGGCCAAGGGCTGA
- a CDS encoding methyltransferase RsmF C-terminal domain-like protein — MSENPRGEIWKTDDTELVKKLLLENYGYAPELIYEIRGRYHKVYAYKPCDFEVKSTDRQGVYFGRIESDGIRLTIEGSFLIGPKATKNIVELDKERAKRYLAGESVEIDEDIHSWVIVKWGSYYLGSAKAKEGRLINYVPKERRLKLE; from the coding sequence ATGAGCGAGAACCCTAGGGGGGAGATATGGAAGACGGACGATACCGAGCTTGTGAAGAAGCTTTTACTTGAGAATTATGGCTACGCCCCGGAGTTAATCTACGAGATACGCGGCAGATATCATAAGGTCTATGCATACAAGCCTTGTGACTTTGAGGTGAAAAGCACGGACAGACAGGGGGTCTATTTTGGCAGGATCGAAAGCGATGGGATAAGGCTTACCATCGAAGGAAGCTTCTTGATTGGTCCAAAAGCGACGAAGAACATCGTTGAGCTGGATAAAGAGCGAGCCAAGCGTTATCTTGCCGGCGAGAGCGTTGAGATTGACGAAGACATTCACAGCTGGGTCATTGTAAAGTGGGGGAGCTATTACCTTGGTTCGGCCAAAGCCAAGGAGGGCAGGCTCATCAACTATGTGCCAAAGGAAAGAAGACTGAAGCTGGAGTAA
- a CDS encoding tRNA (cytosine(49)-C(5))-methyltransferase — protein sequence MNARDEVRHANPEFYERYSQIEDTDEFWEFIVRPLRQSIRVNTLKAPFDYIVERLSERYELEPIPWAREGFFIDVENLATILEHSLGLIFGQEASSMIPPVVLDPKPGELVLDMAAAPGSKTGQIAQYMENEGCIIANDPKIERANVLIANLNRMGVLNTRVTTRDGAYFGRFENTFDRVLLDAPCSSVGMIRKKWRFLTEWNLRTVVRYMNIQKRLILASYRALKPGGVMVYSTCTIDPLENEGVVDYLLRKTDARLDDIDLPVKTSEPVLEWEGRTYSEELRKTRRIHPNDNDTEAFFIAKIVKPKEGEA from the coding sequence ATGAATGCAAGGGACGAGGTTAGGCATGCCAATCCTGAGTTTTACGAGCGCTATTCTCAAATAGAAGACACTGATGAGTTCTGGGAGTTCATAGTAAGGCCCCTCAGGCAGAGCATCAGGGTGAACACGCTCAAAGCACCCTTCGACTATATCGTGGAGCGCCTGAGCGAGCGCTACGAGCTTGAGCCGATTCCCTGGGCCAGAGAGGGCTTTTTCATCGACGTCGAGAACCTTGCCACGATTCTCGAGCACAGCCTCGGTCTGATATTCGGCCAAGAGGCCAGCTCGATGATTCCGCCCGTTGTTCTTGATCCAAAGCCTGGAGAGCTCGTTCTCGACATGGCCGCCGCACCGGGAAGCAAGACCGGACAGATAGCCCAGTATATGGAGAATGAGGGCTGTATAATAGCCAACGACCCGAAGATAGAGAGAGCAAACGTTCTCATAGCGAATCTCAACAGGATGGGCGTTTTGAACACGCGCGTAACGACGCGCGATGGTGCCTACTTTGGCCGCTTTGAGAACACCTTCGACAGAGTTCTACTAGATGCCCCCTGCTCAAGCGTGGGAATGATAAGGAAGAAGTGGCGCTTTCTGACGGAGTGGAACCTTAGAACCGTCGTCCGCTATATGAACATACAAAAAAGACTTATCTTAGCCAGCTACCGCGCGCTGAAACCTGGAGGGGTCATGGTATACTCAACATGCACCATAGACCCACTGGAGAACGAGGGTGTAGTTGACTACCTCCTGAGGAAGACGGACGCGAGGCTGGATGATATAGACCTGCCTGTGAAGACAAGCGAACCCGTTCTCGAGTGGGAGGGTAGAACTTACTCAGAAGAGCTTAGGAAAACCCGCAGGATTCATCCCAACGACAACGACACTGAAGCATTCTTCATTGCGAAGATAGTGAAGCCCAAGGAGGGAGAAGCATGA
- a CDS encoding archease gives MREWEHYEHTADIGIRGYGETLEEAFEAVALALFDVMVNVRKVEPKEVRELEVEAEDLEALLYLFLEELLALHEMDGLVFGNFKVKLEKTEEGYRLRARAYGELLDYVKHEPKEEVKAITYHDMRIEKLSDGRWMVQLVPDL, from the coding sequence ATGCGCGAGTGGGAACACTACGAGCACACCGCGGACATTGGAATCCGCGGGTACGGTGAGACCCTTGAGGAGGCCTTTGAAGCTGTCGCGTTGGCGCTCTTCGATGTCATGGTCAATGTGAGGAAGGTCGAGCCGAAGGAAGTGAGAGAACTTGAGGTTGAGGCTGAAGACTTGGAGGCTTTGCTCTACCTGTTCCTTGAGGAGCTCCTGGCGCTTCATGAGATGGACGGTCTCGTATTTGGAAACTTCAAGGTCAAACTCGAGAAGACTGAGGAGGGCTATAGGCTCCGGGCCAGAGCCTACGGTGAGCTCCTTGATTACGTGAAGCACGAGCCCAAGGAAGAGGTCAAGGCCATAACCTACCACGACATGAGAATTGAAAAACTGTCAGACGGGAGATGGATGGTCCAGCTCGTGCCCGATTTATGA
- the panB gene encoding 3-methyl-2-oxobutanoate hydroxymethyltransferase has product MREITPRTIMEMKGKEKISMITAYDYPSALIADRAGMDIIFIGDSLGMVVYGEPSTLAVSMDQMVLHTRAVAKAVKRALVLADMPFGSYEVDVEEGIRNAIRLIQAGADAVKIEGGYDHKKLVKRLVRMGIPVIGHTGLTPQRYLRLGGYRLMGETEEEIEEILRDAKALEKAGAFAVVLEFTLADVAKLVTEEVSIPTIGIGAGPYVDGQVLVWHDLLGIYENVPPFVKKYADIGGMIRLALENYREEVKNGSFPAKEHYWEFLDKEEFKRKARKVLERLS; this is encoded by the coding sequence ATGAGGGAGATAACCCCAAGGACGATTATGGAGATGAAGGGCAAAGAGAAAATTTCTATGATAACCGCTTACGATTATCCTTCTGCGCTCATAGCGGACAGAGCAGGAATGGACATCATATTCATCGGCGATTCCCTCGGCATGGTCGTTTACGGCGAACCAAGCACACTGGCCGTTTCTATGGATCAGATGGTTCTCCACACGAGGGCCGTTGCCAAAGCCGTCAAGCGGGCACTCGTTCTGGCCGATATGCCCTTCGGGAGCTACGAGGTTGACGTTGAAGAAGGCATCAGGAATGCCATCAGGCTGATTCAGGCCGGTGCAGATGCCGTCAAGATAGAGGGCGGCTATGATCATAAAAAGCTCGTTAAGAGGCTCGTCCGCATGGGGATTCCAGTTATAGGGCACACAGGCTTAACTCCACAGCGCTACCTCAGATTGGGAGGCTATCGCCTGATGGGCGAAACCGAGGAGGAGATCGAGGAAATCCTGCGCGATGCCAAGGCTCTTGAAAAAGCTGGAGCATTTGCTGTCGTTCTGGAGTTCACACTTGCTGATGTTGCCAAGCTCGTAACCGAAGAGGTTTCCATTCCGACCATCGGCATCGGAGCTGGGCCATACGTGGACGGACAGGTTCTGGTCTGGCACGACCTTCTTGGAATTTACGAGAACGTCCCACCCTTCGTCAAGAAGTACGCGGACATAGGTGGGATGATTCGCCTCGCCCTCGAGAACTACCGTGAAGAGGTCAAGAACGGCTCTTTTCCTGCAAAGGAGCACTACTGGGAGTTTCTCGACAAGGAGGAATTCAAGAGAAAAGCCAGGAAGGTCCTCGAAAGGTTAAGCTAG
- a CDS encoding IS607 family transposase, translating to MKLYRTGEAAKKLGVSKMTVLRWIKSGKLKAHKIGKEYRVPESEIKRILEGKVPDKVVIYARVSGRDQKEDLERQVEYLKNYSSSKGYQVAKIITDISSGLNENRKGLKQLFKLVESGEVTRVIITYRDRLTRFGFKYLEQYFNSHGVEIEVIFDDEEKTPEKELVEDLLAIVTSFAGKLYGMRSHRKKRLIKAVKNALRND from the coding sequence GTGAAGCTTTATCGAACTGGTGAAGCAGCAAAGAAGCTCGGAGTTTCCAAGATGACAGTCCTTCGTTGGATTAAATCAGGCAAACTTAAAGCCCACAAAATCGGCAAAGAATACAGAGTCCCTGAAAGCGAAATCAAGAGAATTCTTGAGGGCAAAGTCCCTGATAAAGTAGTCATTTACGCCAGGGTCTCGGGCAGAGACCAGAAGGAGGACTTGGAGAGACAGGTTGAATACCTCAAGAATTACTCTTCTTCAAAAGGTTACCAAGTGGCCAAAATCATCACGGACATTTCCTCCGGCCTGAACGAGAACAGGAAGGGCTTAAAACAACTCTTCAAATTGGTTGAGAGCGGAGAAGTTACCAGAGTCATCATAACTTACCGGGACAGGCTCACGCGATTCGGCTTCAAATACCTCGAACAGTACTTCAACTCTCATGGCGTTGAGATTGAAGTAATCTTCGATGACGAGGAGAAAACACCAGAAAAAGAACTCGTTGAGGATTTATTAGCCATTGTAACCTCATTTGCTGGAAAACTTTATGGCATGCGCTCTCACAGGAAAAAACGCCTCATTAAGGCGGTAAAGAATGCCCTTAGAAACGATTAA
- a CDS encoding RNA-guided endonuclease InsQ/TnpB family protein, whose translation MPLETIKLTAKFKLKTIPEGLGSLFSTYREIVNLLITYAFENNVTSFYRLKKETYKGLRKEYPELPSHYLYTACQMAIAIFKSYRKRRRKGKAKGKPVFKKDVIMLDDHLFKLDLETKTVKLSTPQRRLSLKFYPAKYHERFKDWKVGQAWLVKTPKGVFLHVVFSKEVKIREPEAFVGVDLNENNVTLSLPNGEFLQIITHEREVRTGYFVKRRKIQRKIRAGKKRKELLEKYGQRERNRLNDLYHKLANKIVEFAEKYGGLALEDLTEIRASIRYSAEMNGRLHRWSFRKLQSIIEYKAKLKGIKVVFVNPAFTSSLCPICGGKLSPNGHRVLKCSNCGFESDRDAVGSWNIRLKALKMWGVSVPPERQPMSRGWKVTRYNYMFQK comes from the coding sequence ATGCCCTTAGAAACGATTAAGCTCACTGCCAAATTCAAGCTCAAAACAATTCCTGAAGGGTTAGGCAGCCTTTTCTCCACTTATCGTGAGATTGTAAACCTTCTCATAACTTACGCTTTCGAGAACAACGTTACGAGCTTTTACCGGCTAAAGAAGGAAACTTACAAGGGATTGCGCAAGGAATATCCGGAACTCCCAAGCCATTACCTTTACACGGCCTGCCAGATGGCGATTGCAATTTTCAAAAGCTACAGGAAAAGAAGGAGGAAGGGGAAAGCTAAGGGAAAACCAGTTTTCAAGAAAGATGTTATAATGCTAGACGATCACTTGTTCAAACTCGACTTGGAAACTAAAACCGTAAAACTCTCCACTCCTCAAAGAAGGCTTAGTTTGAAGTTTTACCCGGCCAAATACCACGAGAGGTTTAAGGACTGGAAGGTTGGACAAGCTTGGCTCGTCAAAACGCCAAAAGGCGTCTTCCTTCATGTTGTTTTCTCAAAGGAGGTCAAGATTAGAGAGCCTGAAGCTTTTGTCGGAGTTGATTTGAACGAGAATAATGTAACTCTTTCCCTCCCGAATGGTGAGTTTTTGCAGATTATCACCCACGAGCGGGAAGTTAGAACGGGTTATTTTGTTAAGAGGAGGAAAATCCAGAGGAAAATTCGAGCTGGTAAGAAAAGGAAAGAACTCCTCGAGAAATACGGGCAGAGGGAAAGAAACAGGCTGAACGACCTCTACCATAAATTAGCTAACAAAATCGTCGAGTTTGCGGAAAAATACGGTGGTCTCGCCCTCGAAGATTTAACAGAAATCAGGGCGTCAATCAGGTATTCAGCCGAGATGAATGGTCGTTTGCACCGCTGGAGTTTTCGCAAACTCCAGTCAATCATCGAATACAAGGCTAAACTAAAGGGCATAAAGGTTGTTTTTGTCAATCCCGCTTTTACTTCTTCCCTGTGCCCGATATGTGGGGGTAAGTTAAGCCCGAATGGGCACAGGGTTTTAAAGTGTTCAAACTGTGGTTTTGAATCAGATAGGGATGCTGTTGGCTCTTGGAACATTCGTTTAAAAGCCCTGAAGATGTGGGGAGTCTCCGTTCCCCCCGAACGCCAGCCGATGAGCAGAGGCTGGAAGGTTACCCGCTACAATTACATGTTCCAAAAGTAG